Proteins encoded by one window of Streptacidiphilus sp. PB12-B1b:
- a CDS encoding GNAT family N-acetyltransferase, whose product MTRRSIHRSTAPGPSEIVVLRRFAEGNSIDELTGLLHRAYSGHAAEGRVFFASYQSVQDTTNRLRAGECWLAVRGNELVGTVTVAAPYEAPVGYPAPAGSGSFWQLAVDPSQRGTGLGQRLLSLAEERIAARGSTQVVIDTSAQAADLVGWYGRRGYVPIGTWQWDVTNYESVVLLKDLSAA is encoded by the coding sequence GTGACCAGGCGATCAATCCATAGATCGACGGCGCCCGGCCCAAGCGAAATTGTAGTGCTGCGGCGGTTCGCGGAGGGCAACTCCATCGACGAGCTGACAGGCCTGCTTCATCGCGCTTACTCCGGTCATGCCGCCGAAGGGCGGGTGTTCTTCGCCTCGTACCAGTCCGTCCAGGACACGACCAACCGGCTGCGGGCGGGCGAGTGCTGGCTAGCTGTGCGGGGGAATGAGCTGGTGGGCACCGTAACGGTGGCGGCTCCGTACGAGGCCCCGGTCGGGTACCCGGCCCCTGCAGGTTCGGGGTCGTTCTGGCAGTTGGCGGTGGATCCGTCGCAGCGCGGTACCGGCCTCGGGCAGCGGCTCCTGTCGCTCGCGGAGGAAAGGATCGCCGCCCGGGGGTCTACGCAGGTGGTCATCGACACGTCGGCCCAGGCCGCCGACCTCGTCGGATGGTATGGCCGACGTGGTTACGTGCCGATCGGGACGTGGCAGTGGGATGTGACCAACTACGAGAGCGTCGTCCTCTTGAAGGACCTGTCGGCGGCCTGA
- a CDS encoding DUF1788 domain-containing protein has translation MIPKTLPEQEEHLFAVLSGRRFLQMEGLSSEVPFFIYPYPPEDALTVAAAKKRIKNRLAGAGVTVFEINLYDLSVELLKERNVWDRVLAIEPDQDKADFREMLQGMLDPQLHIAPAIRDRLVTETFDIFFLTGIGEAFPYIRSHNILNNLQSVVTGKPMLMYFPGRYEQSDTLGSSLVLFGRLKDDQYYRAKNILEQEA, from the coding sequence GTGATCCCGAAGACCCTGCCCGAGCAGGAGGAGCACCTGTTCGCGGTGCTCAGTGGCCGGCGCTTCCTGCAGATGGAAGGCCTGAGCAGCGAGGTCCCTTTCTTCATCTACCCATACCCGCCAGAGGACGCGCTGACCGTCGCCGCGGCCAAGAAGCGGATCAAGAACCGGCTGGCCGGCGCTGGGGTGACGGTCTTCGAGATCAACCTCTATGACCTGTCGGTCGAACTGCTCAAAGAACGGAACGTCTGGGATCGGGTGCTGGCGATCGAGCCGGACCAGGACAAGGCCGATTTCCGCGAGATGCTCCAGGGGATGCTCGACCCCCAGCTGCACATTGCCCCGGCGATTCGCGATCGGCTCGTTACCGAGACCTTCGACATCTTCTTCCTCACCGGTATCGGTGAGGCCTTTCCGTACATCCGCTCGCACAACATCCTGAACAACCTGCAGTCGGTGGTCACGGGCAAGCCGATGCTCATGTACTTCCCGGGCCGCTACGAGCAGTCCGACACGTTGGGCTCATCGCTCGTGCTGTTCGGTCGGCTCAAAGACGACCAGTACTACCGAGCCAAGAACATCCTGGAACAGGAGGCGTGA
- a CDS encoding DUF1819 family protein, with amino-acid sequence MNDALVPSPRRYALSFTTGALLAREGALLAPVYVERRDWEQVRDEAVEGNLLQARTYRTGVRLVREAVKRLSTLSDDEVELLVETTASERAHLMWAAACRRYELIGEFAEEVLRERYLILASTLAYEDFDSFVRTKALWHEELAAIKESTLQKLRSNVFKMLREAELLSEAGCIMPAVLSERVAAGLIARTPSDLRFFPTQTATEQGTAS; translated from the coding sequence GTGAATGATGCTCTCGTCCCGTCGCCTCGGCGCTACGCCCTGTCGTTCACGACAGGTGCCCTCCTGGCGCGTGAGGGTGCGCTGCTCGCTCCCGTTTACGTCGAGCGTCGAGATTGGGAGCAGGTCCGGGACGAGGCGGTTGAGGGAAACCTCCTGCAGGCTCGGACGTATCGCACGGGCGTTCGACTGGTGCGGGAGGCGGTCAAGCGCCTGTCGACCCTCTCGGACGACGAGGTCGAGCTGTTGGTCGAGACCACGGCGTCGGAGCGGGCGCATCTCATGTGGGCAGCCGCCTGCCGCCGCTACGAGCTCATCGGGGAGTTCGCCGAGGAGGTATTGCGCGAGCGGTACCTCATCCTGGCCTCGACGCTGGCCTATGAGGACTTCGACAGCTTCGTCCGTACCAAGGCGCTCTGGCACGAGGAGCTGGCGGCCATCAAGGAGTCGACGCTGCAGAAGCTGAGGTCAAACGTGTTCAAGATGCTGCGGGAGGCCGAGCTCCTGTCCGAGGCGGGCTGCATCATGCCTGCTGTGTTGTCCGAGCGGGTGGCGGCGGGGCTGATTGCCCGCACACCGAGTGACCTGCGCTTCTTCCCGACCCAGACCGCTACCGAGCAGGGGACTGCATCGTGA
- the alaS gene encoding alanine--tRNA ligase, producing the protein MRSTQIRSTFLDYFTNRGHRQVPSSPLIPSDPTLLLANAGMNQFKPYFLGEVTPEHPRATSLQKCARTSDIDNVGRTNRHATFFEMLGNFSFGDYFKADAIAYAWELLTQGYNLEKDQLWVTVYEDDDEAEQLWRKIGVPASRIQRLGMDDNFWSMGVPGPCGPSSELHYDRGPAFGPEGGPAVDGERYMEIWNLVFMQSQRGEGDKKGNFPILGDLAQQSIDTGLGLDRLAAILQGVENVCTTDLLLPTLKAVQELAGREYPGTGEEKVSFQVVTEHARSVAFLIADGVLPAKDGRGYILRRLMRRAIRHARLLGITGPALPEATASVIANLSDVWPELAGHSSLIEQVVTSEEESFARTLTQGTRLLDAAITHTRGTGSPSLAGDTAFELHDTYGFPVELTIEAARDAGLTVDEDRFAALLTEQQRRAKAGGKAKTTEALRRQDAYRELSAQHGRTDFVGYDRLNAEATILGLIGNGTVVPAAEQGDTVELVLNRSPFYAESGGQVGDTGTIRTTDGAVLEVLDTKLGLEGFHVHTVRVVEGEVRTSELTEAAVDGRRRDAVARSHSATHVLHAMLRRTLGDHAHQHGSLVDASRLRFDFTHFSAVDPTQLAAIETLVNDHLLDDPEVRIWTASRADAEAAGATALFGEKYGDHVRIVDIGDFSRELCGGTHVGHGSNAGPVRILGEASIGSNLRRIEALTGRDALDYYDTERRLLEELSTLLGTRPADAPGALRKRLDALATAQQQLGHLREAELRSRAQQLAASARLVTGGRIVAEKMTDLGPAELRTLATNTADLLNGDHAVVVLGTEHDGKALLAAAITHSLHAANTQASQILASAARAVGGGAGGKGAVANAGGRRIEALDEALTIAAQVAAQLLDR; encoded by the coding sequence AGATCCGCTCCACCTTCCTGGACTACTTCACCAACCGCGGTCACCGCCAAGTCCCGTCCAGTCCACTCATCCCCTCCGACCCGACCCTGCTGCTGGCCAACGCCGGCATGAACCAGTTCAAGCCCTACTTCCTGGGCGAGGTCACCCCAGAGCACCCGCGCGCCACCAGCCTCCAGAAGTGCGCCCGCACCTCCGACATCGACAACGTCGGCCGCACCAACCGGCACGCCACCTTCTTCGAGATGCTCGGCAACTTCTCCTTCGGCGACTACTTCAAGGCCGACGCCATCGCCTACGCCTGGGAACTCCTCACCCAGGGCTACAACTTGGAGAAGGACCAGCTCTGGGTCACCGTCTACGAGGACGACGACGAAGCCGAACAGCTCTGGCGCAAGATCGGCGTCCCCGCCTCGCGCATCCAACGCCTGGGCATGGACGACAACTTCTGGTCCATGGGCGTCCCCGGCCCCTGCGGACCCTCCTCCGAACTCCACTACGACCGTGGCCCCGCCTTCGGCCCCGAAGGCGGCCCCGCCGTCGACGGCGAGCGCTACATGGAGATCTGGAACCTCGTCTTCATGCAGTCCCAGCGCGGCGAAGGCGACAAGAAGGGCAACTTCCCGATCCTCGGCGACCTCGCCCAGCAGAGCATCGACACCGGCCTCGGCCTCGACCGCCTCGCCGCGATCCTCCAGGGCGTCGAGAACGTCTGCACCACCGACCTGCTCCTGCCCACCCTGAAGGCCGTCCAGGAACTCGCCGGCCGCGAATACCCCGGCACCGGCGAGGAGAAGGTCTCCTTCCAGGTCGTCACCGAGCACGCCCGCTCCGTCGCCTTCCTCATCGCCGACGGCGTCCTGCCCGCCAAGGACGGACGCGGCTACATCCTGCGACGCCTCATGCGCCGCGCGATCCGGCATGCCCGCCTGCTCGGCATCACCGGCCCCGCCCTCCCGGAAGCCACCGCCAGCGTCATCGCCAACCTCAGCGACGTCTGGCCTGAACTCGCCGGCCACTCCTCGCTGATCGAGCAGGTCGTCACCTCGGAGGAGGAGTCCTTCGCCCGAACCCTCACCCAGGGCACCCGACTGCTGGACGCCGCCATCACGCACACCCGCGGTACCGGATCGCCCTCGCTCGCCGGCGACACCGCGTTCGAACTGCACGACACCTACGGCTTCCCCGTGGAACTCACCATCGAGGCCGCCCGCGACGCCGGCCTGACCGTCGACGAGGACCGCTTCGCCGCCCTACTCACCGAACAGCAGCGACGAGCCAAGGCAGGCGGCAAGGCCAAGACCACCGAAGCCCTCCGACGCCAGGACGCTTACCGCGAACTCTCCGCCCAGCACGGCCGCACCGACTTCGTCGGCTACGACCGGCTCAACGCCGAAGCCACCATCCTCGGCCTCATCGGCAACGGCACCGTCGTGCCCGCCGCCGAACAGGGCGACACCGTCGAACTCGTCCTGAACCGCAGCCCGTTCTACGCCGAGTCCGGCGGCCAGGTCGGCGACACCGGTACCATCCGCACCACCGACGGCGCTGTCCTGGAAGTCCTGGACACCAAGCTCGGCCTGGAGGGTTTCCACGTCCACACCGTCCGCGTCGTCGAAGGCGAGGTCCGCACCAGCGAGTTGACCGAAGCCGCCGTCGACGGCCGCCGCCGCGACGCGGTCGCCCGCTCCCACTCCGCCACCCACGTCCTGCACGCCATGCTCCGCCGCACCCTCGGCGACCACGCCCACCAGCACGGCTCCCTCGTCGACGCCAGCCGCCTGCGTTTCGACTTCACCCACTTCTCCGCCGTCGACCCCACCCAACTGGCCGCCATCGAGACCCTGGTCAACGACCACCTCCTCGACGACCCCGAAGTCCGCATCTGGACCGCCTCCCGCGCCGACGCGGAGGCCGCAGGCGCCACGGCCCTGTTCGGCGAGAAGTACGGCGACCACGTCCGCATCGTCGACATCGGCGACTTCTCCCGCGAACTCTGCGGCGGCACCCACGTCGGCCACGGCTCCAACGCCGGCCCCGTCCGCATCCTCGGCGAAGCCTCGATCGGCTCCAACCTCCGCCGCATCGAAGCCCTCACCGGCCGCGACGCCCTGGACTACTACGACACCGAACGCCGCCTCCTCGAAGAACTCTCCACCCTGCTCGGCACCCGGCCGGCTGACGCCCCGGGCGCCCTCCGCAAGCGCCTCGACGCCCTGGCCACCGCCCAGCAGCAACTCGGTCACCTCCGCGAGGCTGAGCTGCGAAGCCGTGCCCAGCAGCTCGCGGCATCCGCCCGCCTGGTCACCGGCGGCCGGATCGTCGCCGAGAAGATGACCGACCTCGGCCCGGCCGAACTCCGCACACTGGCCACCAACACCGCCGACCTCCTCAATGGCGACCACGCAGTCGTTGTCCTAGGCACCGAGCACGACGGCAAGGCCCTGCTCGCCGCCGCGATCACCCACAGCCTCCACGCCGCCAACACCCAGGCCAGCCAGATCCTCGCCTCTGCGGCCCGCGCCGTCGGTGGCGGAGCCGGTGGCAAGGGAGCCGTCGCCAACGCCGGCGGGCGCCGTATCGAGGCCCTCGACGAAGCCCTCACCATTGCCGCTCAGGTAGCCGCACAGCTCCTCGACCGATAG
- a CDS encoding very short patch repair endonuclease has translation MGRRADVLFPQDRVAVFVDGCFWHGCPEHHRASTKNPEFWTDKVQRNRLRDAGHQPAFDERGLDGHPRMGTRGSCHSGRQDRGGTSRTAPK, from the coding sequence ATTGGCCGTAGAGCTGACGTCCTCTTCCCGCAGGATAGAGTCGCGGTCTTCGTAGACGGATGCTTCTGGCACGGCTGTCCCGAGCACCACCGCGCCTCGACGAAGAACCCCGAGTTCTGGACGGATAAGGTGCAACGAAATCGTCTGCGAGACGCAGGACACCAACCAGCATTTGATGAACGCGGGCTGGACGGTCATCCGCGTATGGGAACACGAGGAAGCTGCCACAGCGGCCGACAGGATCGCGGAGGTACGAGCAGGACAGCCCCGAAGTGA
- a CDS encoding helix-turn-helix domain-containing protein has product MSDPWLSADDIAAHLGVSKDTVYAWIAEKGMPAHKVGRLWKFQASEVDEWVRSGSAASTGDDLAPDPG; this is encoded by the coding sequence TTGTCGGACCCCTGGCTCTCTGCCGACGACATTGCGGCTCACCTTGGCGTCAGCAAGGACACGGTCTACGCCTGGATCGCTGAGAAGGGCATGCCCGCCCACAAGGTCGGCAGGCTATGGAAGTTCCAGGCCAGCGAGGTCGACGAGTGGGTCAGGAGTGGCAGCGCCGCCTCTACGGGCGACGATCTGGCCCCGGACCCAGGCTGA